The Synechocystis sp. PCC 7509 genome includes a window with the following:
- a CDS encoding transposase — MTNPSLVNLQTLIDDAKCFEVLRQIRWPLGIVCPGCKSNQVVKQGFDETQPLRQRYQCKACQKRYG, encoded by the coding sequence ATGACCAATCCCTCGCTGGTAAATCTTCAAACGTTGATTGATGATGCTAAGTGTTTTGAAGTCCTACGCCAGATTCGATGGCCTCTTGGTATAGTTTGCCCAGGTTGCAAGTCCAATCAAGTCGTTAAGCAGGGATTTGATGAAACTCAACCTCTACGCCAACGTTACCAGTGCAAGGCTTGCCAAAAACGCTACGGGTGA
- a CDS encoding transposase has translation MARSSQKKGRTGRCRRLKSKSGRGTLAKEKPPIFGMIQRQGEVVLKMLPNVKPTTIAPLIQGSIGAGTLIYTDEYSIYSRLSKWGYDHKSVCHGKGEYARSGRWRWILRSPCEYDGRLLVLTSVLVQTAPRHFSRKVTPVSGIL, from the coding sequence ATAGCCAGAAGTAGTCAAAAAAAAGGTAGAACAGGACGATGCCGTCGTCTGAAATCAAAATCGGGACGAGGAACTCTGGCAAAAGAAAAACCTCCGATTTTCGGGATGATTCAACGCCAAGGAGAAGTAGTTCTCAAGATGCTTCCCAACGTAAAACCGACTACAATTGCACCATTGATTCAAGGCAGTATAGGAGCTGGGACTCTTATCTACACTGATGAATATAGCATCTACTCTCGTCTATCTAAATGGGGGTATGACCATAAAAGTGTCTGTCATGGTAAGGGAGAGTATGCTCGCTCTGGAAGATGGAGATGGATTCTGCGAAGTCCATGTGAATACGATGGAAGGCTTCTGGTCCTTACTTCGGTCTTGGTTCAGACCGCACCGAGGCATTTCTCAAGAAAAGTTACCCCTGTATCTGGGATTCTTTGA
- a CDS encoding transposase: protein MTPTSRLYDAMNAFLSQCDIQWRDIRHLKTLCWMMVGMIESQNVHLNGFGVYINSRAQYAQSHQRRFRRCLSNRRIDISATHQVLMAQALSTWGKKRLYLSLDTTMVWNCFCLIWVGVVYRGRTVVVAWRIVPQASSTVKLWAIQRVLRQAARIVPAEVEVVVLADRGFADGKFMKYLRETLQWHFRIRIKRSFQFQLDGQWRKVASVSLPPGQAYFTPAIAIGKTRPYGDVYLAFAHDRQSGEDWVIVSDEPTTLQTFAQYRLRFQVEESFLDLKSNGFNLEASRLRDKFALTQLCGVIALTTLFLVLQGTQVVTSGKRRFVDTHWNRGMSYLRLGWNWIRLALTRQWEIQIYPCLSSLPDPEPAFASKRQQENEFMREFVVLSRIPAS from the coding sequence ATGACTCCCACTTCCCGCCTTTATGATGCAATGAATGCCTTCCTGAGTCAATGTGACATTCAGTGGCGCGATATTCGGCACTTAAAAACGCTCTGCTGGATGATGGTCGGCATGATTGAAAGCCAAAACGTTCATCTCAACGGCTTTGGAGTCTATATTAATAGTCGCGCCCAATACGCTCAATCTCACCAGCGACGATTTCGGCGCTGCCTCTCTAATCGTCGCATCGATATTTCTGCCACTCACCAAGTTCTGATGGCACAAGCCTTATCCACATGGGGCAAAAAACGACTGTATTTAAGCTTGGATACGACAATGGTGTGGAACTGTTTCTGCTTGATCTGGGTGGGGGTGGTCTATCGAGGACGCACGGTCGTCGTCGCTTGGCGGATTGTGCCGCAAGCCAGCAGCACTGTCAAATTGTGGGCAATTCAACGGGTGTTGCGACAAGCTGCACGGATCGTTCCGGCAGAAGTAGAGGTCGTTGTCTTGGCAGACAGAGGGTTTGCCGATGGCAAGTTCATGAAATACCTCCGAGAAACCTTGCAGTGGCACTTTCGGATTCGGATTAAACGTTCCTTTCAGTTTCAACTGGACGGTCAATGGCGCAAGGTTGCATCCGTTTCTCTTCCACCCGGTCAAGCCTATTTCACGCCAGCTATTGCCATTGGTAAGACCAGACCTTACGGGGATGTCTATTTAGCCTTTGCCCATGACCGCCAAAGTGGCGAAGATTGGGTGATTGTCAGCGATGAACCGACGACTCTTCAGACCTTTGCCCAATATCGCTTGAGGTTTCAAGTGGAAGAATCATTTTTGGATTTGAAATCGAACGGCTTTAATCTCGAAGCCTCTCGGTTGCGAGACAAGTTTGCCCTCACGCAACTGTGTGGGGTCATTGCTCTGACCACGCTATTTTTAGTTTTACAAGGGACGCAAGTTGTGACCTCTGGAAAGCGTCGATTCGTCGATACTCACTGGAATCGTGGCATGAGTTATCTCAGGCTGGGTTGGAACTGGATTCGTCTTGCCCTGACTCGTCAGTGGGAAATTCAGATTTATCCATGCCTCTCCAGTCTGCCTGACCCCGAACCTGCCTTTGCTTCTAAGCGTCAACAGGAGAACGAGTTTATGCGTGAATTCGTTGTTCTCAGCCGCATTCCAGCTTCTTAG
- a CDS encoding DUF1800 domain-containing protein, whose translation MNKKSLILSVLIVFGTIVPSNATPTPADPKVVHILNRLSFGIRPGDIEKVNSMGVESYIKQQLSPNSISEPQSLTSKINKLETLNLSVVELTRKYGKTKIPGQKLTQEQIQDAKKQMRKLPVEATNARLLLAVESPRQLQEVMVDFWFNHFNVFAGKDRIQFWVSAYERGAIRPHTLGKFRDLLEATARHPAMLYYLDNWQNTAPNSPGMRHRTRGLNENYARELMELHTLGVDSGYTQQDVTTLARILTGWGFDLKQNQNNSGFFFDSNRHDFSDKIFLGQAIKGTGEAEVEQALDILAKHPATARHISYKLAQYFVRDNPPETLVKKMQQRFIATDGDIREVLTTLFQSSEFWDAENYNAKFKTPYQYVISAVRATGMEVNNVQPLVNTLKQLGMPLFGCPTPNGYENTEQAWLNPDGLNKRLTFAVALANGRLLGQKNEKKASSITRIDASQLSNSLGNNFSSKTQNAINSSSPQLRAALILGSPEFMRK comes from the coding sequence ATGAATAAAAAATCTTTGATATTGTCAGTATTAATAGTTTTCGGCACAATTGTTCCCAGCAATGCTACTCCTACCCCAGCCGATCCCAAAGTAGTACATATTTTAAACCGTTTAAGTTTTGGGATTCGTCCTGGTGACATTGAAAAGGTTAATTCTATGGGTGTAGAAAGTTATATTAAACAACAATTATCGCCGAATTCGATTTCCGAGCCGCAAAGCTTAACTAGCAAAATTAATAAGTTAGAAACCTTAAATCTTAGTGTTGTAGAACTAACAAGAAAATACGGTAAAACTAAAATACCCGGACAAAAACTAACTCAAGAGCAAATCCAAGATGCTAAAAAGCAAATGCGAAAATTGCCAGTAGAAGCAACTAATGCACGATTATTACTAGCAGTAGAAAGCCCCAGACAATTACAAGAAGTGATGGTAGACTTTTGGTTTAATCATTTCAATGTTTTTGCTGGAAAAGACCGGATTCAATTTTGGGTAAGTGCTTACGAACGCGGTGCAATTAGACCGCATACTTTAGGTAAATTCCGCGACTTGCTAGAAGCCACTGCACGCCATCCAGCGATGTTATATTACTTAGATAATTGGCAAAATACCGCCCCAAATAGTCCTGGTATGCGCCATCGAACTAGAGGTTTGAACGAAAATTATGCCCGCGAGTTAATGGAACTGCATACACTTGGTGTAGATAGTGGTTATACTCAGCAAGATGTTACTACTTTGGCAAGAATTTTGACTGGATGGGGGTTTGATTTGAAACAAAATCAAAATAATTCGGGGTTTTTCTTCGACTCCAATCGTCATGATTTTAGCGATAAGATTTTTTTGGGACAGGCAATTAAAGGTACCGGTGAAGCCGAAGTCGAACAAGCTTTAGATATTTTGGCAAAACATCCAGCCACTGCACGTCATATCAGTTATAAGTTAGCGCAGTATTTTGTCAGGGACAATCCACCAGAAACTTTAGTAAAAAAGATGCAGCAGCGTTTTATCGCTACGGATGGAGATATTCGTGAAGTCTTAACAACTTTATTTCAAAGTTCTGAATTTTGGGATGCAGAAAATTACAATGCTAAATTTAAGACTCCCTATCAGTATGTAATTTCCGCAGTTCGAGCAACGGGAATGGAAGTAAATAACGTCCAACCACTTGTTAATACATTAAAACAATTAGGAATGCCGCTTTTTGGTTGTCCAACACCAAATGGTTACGAAAATACAGAACAAGCATGGTTAAATCCCGATGGTCTAAACAAACGTTTGACTTTTGCCGTTGCCCTTGCTAACGGTCGTTTGCTAGGACAAAAAAATGAAAAAAAAGCTAGCTCAATTACTCGTATTGATGCTTCCCAATTATCAAATTCGCTGGGAAACAATTTTTCTTCTAAAACTCAAAATGCAATTAATTCAAGTTCACCGCAACTAAGGGCGGCGTTGATTTTGGGCAGCCCAGAATTCATGAGAAAATAA
- a CDS encoding helix-turn-helix domain-containing protein codes for MKAYSTDLRQKIVDAYNQKESSQRQLARRFRVSLTFIENLLKRYRTDGTVEPRAHGGGQVAKLSPEQEAVVADLVDENNDAILVELCDQLEQXVGVRISRATMGRYVQKLKLTRKKNSARNGARQRTSTTVAGRILA; via the coding sequence ATGAAAGCATACTCTACAGACCTGCGTCAGAAAATAGTTGATGCGTATAACCAAAAAGAGAGTTCCCAGAGGCAGTTGGCAAGAAGGTTTCGGGTCAGTTTGACATTTATTGAGAATTTATTAAAGCGTTATCGCACCGATGGAACCGTTGAACCCAGAGCGCATGGAGGAGGTCAAGTAGCTAAACTTAGCCCCGAACAAGAGGCGGTAGTAGCTGATTTAGTAGACGAAAATAATGATGCCATTTTGGTAGAGTTATGCGACCAACTGGAGCAACNTGTTGGAGTAAGGATCAGTCGAGCTACGATGGGACGATACGTCCAAAAGCTCAAACTTACCAGAAAAAAAAACTCTGCGCGCAACGGAGCGAGACAGCGAACGAGTACAACAGTTGCGGGTAGAATATTGGCATGA
- a CDS encoding transposase, with translation MPNLWTGACVVMDNLPAHKVNGIREAIESVGATVIYLSPYSPDFSPIENCWSKVKEFLRARAARTYAQLDQAITDALAAVTLQDIIGWFTHCCCYVSPN, from the coding sequence GTGCCTAATCTCTGGACAGGCGCGTGTGTAGTTATGGATAATTTGCCCGCCCACAAAGTTAATGGTATCCGTGAGGCAATTGAATCGGTAGGCGCAACAGTCATTTATTTATCCCCCTATTCGCCAGATTTTTCACCAATTGAAAACTGTTGGTCAAAAGTCAAAGAGTTTCTGCGTGCCAGAGCGGCACGAACCTATGCTCAGTTAGACCAAGCAATTACCGATGCTCTCGCTGCGGTGACACTCCAAGACATTATTGGCTGGTTCACCCATTGCTGTTGCTATGTTTCACCCAACTGA
- a CDS encoding sensor histidine kinase yields the protein MKTRLVNVNLQKTLTNVNLRSRLFFSHLLVMIVGILSLVIVGKVSSPRFFVLRLEQLEGTGYRLRYARPQLIEGFENAWYRGTLWSLVVSTTASGALSYWVSRRIVLSLTQMEQITRQIAAGQLDRRLPNSDIPELDRLSASFNHMTASLEGVEQRRRELISDLTHELRTPLTIVRGYLEELAEGGIEPSPEVYLRLSTETKRLERLVNDLQELSKAEAGYLAINLQPVNIHPLLESLVQKFADQLLDESPILLLECPPQLPLVWADIDRTEQILVNLLGNALLYTISGSIKLSAWTEAGKLWLAVTDTGIGIAPEHLPHIFERFYRADRSRSRHSGGTGIGLAISRRLVELQGGEISVESEFGKGSTFKFFLPLA from the coding sequence TTGAAGACTCGGCTAGTTAATGTCAACTTACAAAAAACTTTAACTAATGTGAATTTGCGATCGCGTTTATTTTTTTCCCACCTTCTTGTCATGATCGTGGGTATCCTCAGCTTAGTAATTGTGGGCAAAGTTTCCTCGCCGCGCTTTTTTGTCCTGCGCCTAGAACAGCTAGAAGGTACGGGTTATCGCTTGCGTTACGCTCGTCCCCAACTAATTGAAGGCTTTGAAAATGCTTGGTATCGCGGCACACTTTGGTCTTTAGTGGTCAGTACAACAGCATCGGGGGCTTTAAGTTATTGGGTATCACGGCGCATTGTTCTTAGTTTGACCCAAATGGAACAAATTACCCGCCAAATTGCCGCCGGACAACTAGATCGGCGTTTACCAAATAGTGACATTCCCGAACTTGATCGCCTCAGTGCTAGTTTTAACCATATGACCGCTAGTTTGGAAGGGGTAGAACAACGGCGGCGCGAACTTATTAGTGATTTAACCCACGAATTACGAACCCCGCTTACTATTGTTCGGGGGTATTTAGAAGAATTAGCCGAAGGTGGAATCGAGCCATCGCCGGAAGTTTATTTACGGCTATCTACCGAAACCAAACGTTTAGAGCGGTTAGTTAACGATTTGCAAGAACTCTCCAAAGCTGAAGCGGGTTATCTAGCAATTAATTTGCAGCCTGTAAATATTCATCCCTTATTAGAATCATTGGTTCAAAAATTTGCTGACCAACTATTAGATGAAAGTCCAATTTTACTTTTAGAATGCCCGCCCCAATTACCGCTAGTATGGGCAGATATAGACCGAACCGAGCAAATATTAGTTAATTTACTCGGTAATGCTTTGCTTTATACCATCTCTGGCTCAATTAAGCTTTCTGCTTGGACTGAAGCGGGTAAACTTTGGCTGGCGGTAACAGATACAGGTATTGGTATTGCTCCTGAACACTTACCGCATATATTCGAGCGTTTTTATCGGGCGGATAGATCAAGGTCTCGTCATTCGGGAGGTACAGGAATTGGGCTTGCTATCTCTCGCCGTCTAGTAGAGTTGCAAGGCGGCGAAATCTCCGTAGAAAGTGAGTTTGGTAAAGGTAGTACGTTTAAGTTTTTTTTGCCTTTAGCTTAA
- a CDS encoding transposase — MRVEYWHEIEAVNLEDLVFVDETGSNLAMTRRYARSVRGSRAYNHAPYGRGQNVTLIGAMALRGLVGEITFPGATDALAFKTYVTQVLVPNLWTGISA; from the coding sequence TTGCGGGTAGAATATTGGCATGAAATTGAAGCAGTCAACTTGGAGGATTTGGTGTTTGTAGATGAGACAGGCTCCAACTTAGCAATGACACGGCGTTATGCCCGTTCTGTCCGAGGCAGCCGCGCCTATAACCACGCTCCTTACGGGCGCGGACAAAATGTAACATTGATTGGTGCAATGGCGCTACGGGGGCTGGTAGGTGAAATTACTTTTCCCGGTGCAACTGATGCTCTAGCATTCAAGACCTATGTGACTCAGGTATTAGTGCCTAATCTCTGGACAGGTATTAGTGCCTAA
- a CDS encoding DUF1501 domain-containing protein — protein MKRRDFIVRSSIFSASSLIAVGTHTLIARTATAKANPKRLVVIFLRGAIDGLSAVVPYSESAYYEMRSRIAIPQPGKAKGAINLDGNFGLHPALATLMPFWEQKNLAFVHACGLPDASRSHFDAQEYMESGTPGVKNTTDGWMNRLLGSLSATSPIQAISLSPTTPRILTGKMPVANIFIGRNRIKRTPLDTPRIRTAFDKFYDGSDNLSQTYRDGQEINQTVTKLLDEEMQRANNGAPLPNGFPLNAQKLAQLMRKDPRVELGFIALGGWDTHVNQGGSKGRLAINLELLGKGLETLVKELGSAYQDTTIVVISEFGRTVRENGNGGTDHGHGNVMAILGGKVKGGNIYGDFPGLASNKLYQGRDLEVTTDFRDVIATILTGHLNLSDRELNRVLPNYAAKNNIKLFG, from the coding sequence ATGAAAAGACGTGATTTTATTGTGCGCTCTAGTATTTTCTCTGCTAGTTCTTTGATAGCTGTTGGTACACATACTTTAATTGCGAGAACGGCTACGGCTAAAGCTAATCCAAAACGTTTGGTTGTGATTTTTTTACGGGGGGCGATAGATGGATTAAGTGCAGTAGTTCCTTACTCAGAAAGTGCGTACTACGAAATGCGATCGCGGATTGCAATTCCGCAACCAGGCAAAGCTAAAGGCGCAATCAATTTAGATGGAAATTTTGGCTTGCATCCAGCTTTAGCAACTTTAATGCCTTTTTGGGAACAAAAAAATTTAGCCTTCGTTCATGCCTGTGGCTTGCCTGATGCGAGCCGTTCTCATTTTGATGCTCAAGAATATATGGAAAGTGGAACTCCTGGAGTCAAAAACACTACCGATGGATGGATGAATCGCTTGCTGGGGAGTCTATCTGCAACTTCACCGATCCAAGCGATAAGTCTAAGCCCAACTACACCGCGCATTTTAACCGGAAAGATGCCAGTAGCAAATATTTTTATCGGTAGAAATAGAATTAAACGCACTCCTTTAGATACACCGCGAATTCGTACAGCTTTTGACAAGTTTTATGATGGTAGCGATAACTTGAGTCAAACTTATCGAGATGGGCAAGAAATAAACCAAACTGTAACTAAACTTCTAGATGAAGAAATGCAAAGGGCAAATAATGGTGCGCCTTTACCAAATGGATTTCCTTTAAATGCTCAAAAATTAGCTCAATTGATGCGAAAAGACCCTAGAGTGGAATTAGGTTTTATTGCTTTGGGTGGTTGGGATACTCATGTTAATCAAGGTGGAAGTAAGGGACGATTGGCAATAAACTTAGAGTTGTTGGGTAAGGGCTTAGAGACTTTAGTAAAAGAATTGGGTTCGGCTTATCAAGATACAACTATTGTCGTCATATCGGAGTTTGGGCGCACAGTGCGAGAGAATGGAAATGGCGGAACCGATCACGGACATGGTAATGTGATGGCGATTTTGGGTGGTAAAGTTAAGGGCGGAAATATCTATGGAGATTTCCCCGGTTTGGCAAGTAATAAACTATATCAAGGTAGAGATTTAGAAGTTACAACAGATTTTCGAGATGTTATTGCCACGATATTAACAGGACATTTGAATTTGTCAGATCGAGAATTGAATCGGGTTTTACCAAATTATGCTGCTAAAAACAATATTAAGTTATTTGGGTAA